The Saccharothrix variisporea genome has a segment encoding these proteins:
- a CDS encoding DUF2264 domain-containing protein, protein MHPALTLPEPERPLNPYTGWGRAHWEAVADHLVDGVLRFRSPGGAFLRPPGRTSWSGPASDGLEGFARSFLLAAFRLAGARGEDPRGWLTSYAEGFDAGTSREPWPLIVDRGQPLVEAASLVIGLRLTRPWLWDRLDESVRQRVVEWLSAGVRVEPVDNNWWLFSVLVADFLESVGVDDGGPVRERGLARVESFYVGRGWYSDGPNRSFDYYNGWAMHFYLGLRSYLFGHAFDASRLVSFLGDHVHFFDHTGGMIHFGRSLTYRVASVAPLWLGTLLGVSPVSPGETRRIASATLEHFVTRGAIRDGVWTAGWYGPHEPTLQAYSGSASPYWAAKGFLGLVLPPDHPAWTSPEVLTDDVEVVALPEPGFLLHRAPGDGTARLVNHGSTDHPGDPLYDRIAYSSRTGPTVAPADNTFAVLVDGEWCGRPALEPTGIGPDWAASRHVAAGVVVDAVSVVRGSSEVRIHRTPPGSTVRATGWALTSTSTAIVSGLDVRVTAGGMVAELSGLLGYDSAEALDAPEGTAFGKPAIVPALHGTGDLFVCRVALGETAPPTATAERTDRGVRITWQDGTTHTVDLDDLSVVRSDA, encoded by the coding sequence ATGCACCCAGCACTGACGCTGCCGGAGCCGGAACGCCCGCTCAACCCGTACACCGGGTGGGGTCGGGCGCACTGGGAAGCGGTCGCCGACCACCTCGTGGACGGCGTCCTGCGGTTCCGGTCGCCCGGCGGCGCGTTCCTGCGACCTCCGGGGCGGACGAGCTGGTCAGGCCCGGCGAGCGACGGGCTGGAGGGGTTCGCGCGCAGCTTCCTGCTGGCGGCGTTCCGGCTGGCCGGTGCTCGTGGCGAGGACCCGCGCGGGTGGTTGACCTCCTATGCGGAGGGTTTCGACGCGGGCACGTCCCGTGAGCCGTGGCCGCTCATCGTGGACCGGGGACAGCCGCTGGTGGAGGCCGCGTCGCTGGTCATCGGGCTGCGGCTGACCCGGCCGTGGCTGTGGGACCGGCTCGACGAGTCGGTGCGGCAGCGGGTGGTGGAGTGGCTGTCGGCTGGGGTGCGGGTCGAGCCGGTGGACAACAACTGGTGGCTGTTCTCCGTGCTGGTGGCGGACTTCCTCGAGTCCGTGGGGGTGGACGACGGTGGTCCGGTGCGGGAGCGCGGGCTGGCGCGGGTGGAGTCGTTCTACGTGGGGCGCGGCTGGTACTCGGACGGCCCGAACCGGTCGTTCGACTACTACAACGGCTGGGCCATGCACTTCTACCTGGGCCTGCGGTCCTACCTGTTCGGGCACGCGTTCGACGCCTCCCGGCTGGTGTCGTTCCTGGGCGACCACGTGCACTTCTTCGACCACACCGGCGGGATGATCCACTTCGGACGGTCGCTGACCTACCGGGTGGCGTCGGTGGCACCGCTGTGGCTGGGGACGCTGCTGGGGGTTTCGCCCGTTTCTCCGGGGGAGACGCGGCGGATCGCGTCGGCCACGCTGGAGCACTTCGTGACGCGGGGCGCGATCCGGGACGGGGTGTGGACGGCCGGCTGGTACGGGCCGCACGAGCCCACCTTGCAGGCGTACTCGGGGTCGGCGTCGCCGTACTGGGCGGCCAAGGGGTTCCTCGGGCTGGTGCTGCCCCCTGATCACCCGGCGTGGACGTCTCCCGAGGTGCTGACCGATGACGTCGAGGTGGTGGCCCTGCCCGAGCCCGGGTTCCTGCTGCACCGGGCTCCCGGGGACGGCACCGCGCGGCTGGTCAACCACGGCAGCACCGACCACCCCGGCGACCCGCTGTACGACCGGATCGCCTACTCGTCGCGGACCGGGCCGACCGTGGCGCCGGCCGACAACACCTTCGCCGTGCTGGTGGACGGGGAGTGGTGCGGGCGGCCGGCGCTGGAGCCGACCGGCATCGGGCCGGACTGGGCGGCGTCCCGGCACGTCGCCGCCGGGGTGGTGGTCGACGCGGTGAGTGTGGTGCGCGGGTCGAGCGAGGTCCGCATCCACCGCACCCCGCCGGGATCAACGGTCCGCGCCACCGGCTGGGCACTCACCTCCACCTCTACCGCGATCGTCAGCGGGCTGGATGTGCGGGTGACGGCGGGCGGGATGGTGGCGGAGTTGTCCGGGTTGCTCGGCTATGACTCCGCTGAAGCTCTCGACGCACCCGAGGGCACCGCGTTCGGCAAACCCGCCATCGTGCCCGCCCTGCACGGCACCGGTGACCTGTTCGTCTGCCGGGTCGCCCTCGGCGAGACCGCCCCGCCTACCGCCACCGCCGAGCGCACCGACAGGGGCGTGCGGATCACGTGGCAGGACGGCACCACCCACACCGTCGACCTCGACGACCTCTCCGTGGTGAGGAGTGACGCATGA
- a CDS encoding polysaccharide lyase family 8 super-sandwich domain-containing protein, with protein MTLSRRHFLYATTAVTAMTLSGIPAFAEDAYTTLRARWRDLLTGVGYDPAAEPFASALQRTGQQAGEYLAAQNPTTSSLWPDLPIGSVSANVTTSHARLRTMALAYVQPGTGHTGSSTMLSGITTGLKWLLDNAYTAGRATYGNWWDWQIGTPQRLLDICVLVDAPLLADHLAAVDHYVPSSLVAKYSGTSTGANRVDLCHVLALRGVLGASSAKLTTARDALSPVFPHVLTGDGMYADGSFIQHTYVPYAGSYGAVLLGGLGRVLTLLAGSTWEVVDPNRQLVLDAVTTTFTPWIMNGLVMDGVSGRAISRGDQTDHTRGHAIMGSILVMASSGLGTAAEVAQWRGMVKGWIERGKYSPYFADTTVGVPELARAKAVVDSSVAALAHPVGHQLFAAMDRAVHRRPQWTFSVSMSSARTTFYEVGNGENLRGWHTGSGMTYWWGETYGNGQYSDAFWPTVDPYRLPGTTVSRKALADGAGGDWNATRPTNTWAGGASDGTYAALGQDVRGLQSTLTGRKSWFCLDDQVVCLGAGITATDGTAVDSVIDNRNLGASGTHPLVVDGTAQSTALGWSQRFTGAKWMAIGGFGGYVFPGGATVDAARSERTGAWRDVNRGGTADAITRRYLTLWFDHGTDPTGATYSYILLPGATATTTAARATNPTAVVLKNTADVQGISAPNTHAANFFAAGTCGPITVDAPCSVLVRRNAGQVTVTVADPTRKATTVLVTLTDNGFTTAQGDPTVTVLGTSGTTRLLVEVGGSLGRSHTVTLGTGATLSPRTARTVSPAADAYVRDGSYSGTSYGTDPTLVVKSAAAGYARESFLKFDLSTLPSAPTRAVLWVYGKVSDADGTHTALSASGVTAAWSESVTWDTRPALGSTVATGRVSTAADWVPLDVTAFVRSRFSVDRTVSLGLSGSTLAVVLNSRENSTNRPFLEVLTT; from the coding sequence ATGACCCTGTCCCGCAGGCACTTCCTGTACGCGACCACCGCCGTCACGGCCATGACCCTGTCCGGCATCCCGGCCTTCGCCGAAGACGCCTACACGACCCTGCGCGCCCGCTGGCGCGACCTGCTGACCGGCGTCGGCTACGACCCGGCCGCCGAACCCTTCGCCTCCGCCCTGCAACGGACCGGGCAGCAGGCGGGGGAGTACCTCGCGGCCCAGAACCCCACCACCTCGTCGCTCTGGCCGGACCTGCCGATCGGCTCGGTCTCGGCCAACGTCACCACCTCGCACGCCCGCCTGCGCACGATGGCCCTGGCGTACGTCCAGCCCGGCACCGGCCACACCGGCTCGTCCACCATGCTCTCCGGCATCACCACCGGCCTGAAGTGGCTGCTGGACAACGCCTACACCGCCGGTCGCGCCACCTACGGCAACTGGTGGGACTGGCAGATCGGCACCCCGCAGCGCCTGCTGGACATCTGCGTGCTGGTCGACGCACCCCTGCTCGCCGACCACCTCGCCGCCGTGGACCACTACGTACCCAGCTCGTTGGTCGCCAAGTACAGCGGCACCAGCACCGGGGCGAACCGGGTGGACCTGTGCCACGTCCTGGCGCTGCGCGGTGTCCTCGGTGCGTCCAGCGCGAAGCTGACCACCGCGCGCGACGCCCTGTCCCCGGTGTTCCCGCACGTCCTGACCGGCGACGGCATGTACGCGGACGGGTCGTTCATCCAGCACACCTACGTCCCGTACGCGGGCAGTTACGGCGCGGTGCTGCTCGGCGGGCTCGGGCGGGTGCTGACGCTGCTGGCCGGCTCGACGTGGGAGGTCGTGGACCCGAACCGGCAGCTCGTGCTGGACGCCGTGACCACCACCTTCACACCGTGGATCATGAACGGCCTGGTCATGGACGGCGTGTCCGGGCGCGCGATCAGCCGGGGCGACCAGACCGACCACACGCGCGGGCACGCGATCATGGGCAGCATCCTGGTCATGGCGTCCTCCGGTCTCGGCACGGCGGCCGAGGTGGCGCAGTGGCGGGGCATGGTCAAGGGGTGGATCGAGCGCGGCAAGTACAGCCCGTACTTCGCCGACACCACGGTCGGCGTGCCGGAACTCGCGCGGGCCAAGGCGGTCGTGGACTCGTCCGTGGCGGCCTTGGCGCACCCGGTCGGCCACCAGCTGTTCGCGGCGATGGACCGGGCCGTGCACCGGCGTCCGCAGTGGACGTTCTCCGTGAGCATGTCGTCCGCGCGCACCACGTTCTATGAGGTCGGCAACGGCGAGAACCTGCGCGGCTGGCACACCGGCAGCGGTATGACCTACTGGTGGGGCGAGACCTACGGCAACGGCCAGTACTCCGACGCGTTCTGGCCGACCGTGGACCCGTACCGGCTGCCCGGCACGACGGTGTCGCGCAAGGCCCTCGCCGATGGCGCCGGCGGTGACTGGAACGCCACCCGGCCGACCAACACGTGGGCCGGCGGCGCGAGCGACGGGACGTACGCGGCACTGGGCCAGGACGTGCGGGGCCTGCAGAGCACGCTGACCGGCCGCAAGTCGTGGTTCTGCCTGGACGACCAGGTGGTGTGCCTGGGCGCGGGCATCACCGCGACCGACGGCACGGCCGTGGACTCCGTGATCGACAACCGGAACCTGGGCGCGTCCGGCACCCACCCGCTGGTGGTGGACGGCACCGCGCAGTCCACAGCGCTGGGCTGGTCGCAGCGGTTCACCGGGGCGAAGTGGATGGCGATCGGCGGCTTCGGCGGGTACGTGTTCCCCGGCGGCGCGACCGTCGACGCGGCGCGGTCCGAGCGGACCGGTGCCTGGCGGGACGTCAACCGGGGCGGCACCGCGGACGCCATCACCCGCCGATACCTGACCCTGTGGTTCGACCACGGCACCGACCCGACCGGCGCGACCTACAGCTACATCCTGCTCCCGGGCGCGACCGCCACCACCACAGCAGCCCGTGCGACCAACCCGACCGCCGTGGTCCTGAAGAACACCGCCGATGTGCAAGGGATCTCCGCACCGAACACGCACGCGGCCAACTTCTTCGCCGCCGGCACGTGCGGCCCGATCACGGTCGACGCCCCCTGCTCGGTCCTGGTGCGTCGCAACGCGGGCCAGGTCACGGTGACCGTCGCCGACCCGACCCGCAAGGCCACCACGGTGCTGGTGACCTTGACCGACAACGGCTTCACCACCGCCCAGGGCGACCCGACCGTGACCGTGCTGGGCACGTCCGGCACCACCCGCCTGTTGGTCGAGGTCGGCGGCTCACTGGGCCGCAGCCACACCGTCACCCTCGGCACCGGCGCGACCCTGTCCCCCCGCACCGCACGCACGGTGTCCCCGGCCGCCGACGCCTACGTCCGGGACGGCTCCTACTCGGGCACCAGCTACGGCACGGACCCGACCCTGGTGGTCAAGTCGGCCGCCGCCGGGTACGCGCGCGAGTCGTTCCTGAAGTTCGACCTGTCTACGTTGCCGTCCGCGCCGACGCGTGCGGTGTTGTGGGTGTACGGCAAGGTCTCGGACGCCGATGGCACCCACACGGCCCTGTCCGCCAGCGGGGTCACGGCCGCGTGGTCGGAGTCGGTCACCTGGGACACGCGGCCCGCCCTCGGCTCCACAGTCGCGACCGGTCGGGTGAGCACGGCCGCCGACTGGGTGCCGTTGGACGTCACGGCGTTCGTGCGGTCCCGGTTCTCCGTCGACCGCACGGTGTCGTTGGGGTTGAGCGGTTCCACGCTGGCGGTGGTGCTCAACAGCCGGGAGAACTCGACGAACCGCCCGTTCCTGGAAGTACTCACCACCTGA
- a CDS encoding LacI family DNA-binding transcriptional regulator, protein MDASRRHHAILMAVRRDGSVRAADLAAQLGVSAITVRRDLAELEARGDVSRVHGGAVLPSAIRDTLVTPSVPRVAGRRPTIGMVIPAASQYFREIVEGARRAAQARDIKLVLAVSDYNLDDDRSHVQRLLEAKVDGLLLTPSEPFSRLAPALDWIAELPIPVLFVERSHEPTAHLHPVEYVSSDHQHGAIQAVRHLVELGHRNIALVTCQSPTSGWISRGYDAAAEAMGLPTDMPRHEHRTHEEIAQHLDEILDGFERSGVTAVLAHPDNIAIQVLQRARQRGLVVPDDLSVIAYDDEFAGLADIPLTAVAPPRENVGRLAVEFLLRKLHSGRSDRAELHIHLLPHVVVRASTAAPRPTPVDAT, encoded by the coding sequence ATGGACGCGAGCCGCAGGCACCACGCGATCCTCATGGCCGTGCGCCGGGACGGGAGCGTCCGCGCCGCCGACCTGGCCGCCCAGCTCGGCGTCTCCGCCATCACCGTCCGCCGCGACCTGGCGGAACTGGAGGCGCGCGGGGACGTCAGCCGGGTGCACGGCGGCGCGGTGCTGCCCAGCGCCATCCGCGACACCCTCGTCACGCCGTCCGTGCCGAGGGTCGCGGGCCGCCGGCCGACGATCGGCATGGTGATCCCCGCCGCGAGCCAGTACTTCCGCGAGATCGTGGAGGGCGCGCGGCGGGCGGCCCAGGCCCGGGACATCAAGCTGGTGCTCGCGGTGTCGGACTACAACCTGGACGACGACCGGTCGCACGTGCAGCGGTTGCTGGAAGCGAAGGTGGACGGCCTGTTGCTCACGCCGAGCGAACCGTTCTCCCGCCTGGCCCCGGCCCTGGACTGGATCGCCGAGCTGCCCATCCCGGTGCTGTTCGTCGAGCGCTCGCACGAGCCCACCGCCCACCTGCACCCGGTGGAGTACGTGTCCAGCGACCACCAGCACGGGGCCATCCAGGCGGTGCGGCACCTGGTGGAGCTGGGGCACCGCAACATCGCGCTGGTGACGTGCCAGTCGCCCACCAGCGGCTGGATCAGCCGGGGCTACGACGCGGCGGCGGAAGCGATGGGCCTGCCCACCGACATGCCGCGCCACGAGCACCGGACCCACGAGGAGATCGCGCAGCACCTGGACGAGATCCTGGACGGGTTCGAGCGCTCGGGCGTCACGGCGGTGCTGGCCCACCCGGACAACATCGCCATCCAGGTGCTGCAACGGGCGCGGCAGCGAGGCCTGGTCGTGCCGGACGACCTGTCCGTCATCGCCTACGACGACGAGTTCGCGGGCCTGGCCGACATCCCGCTGACCGCCGTCGCCCCACCCCGCGAGAACGTGGGCCGGCTGGCGGTGGAGTTCCTGCTGCGCAAGCTGCACAGCGGCCGCTCGGACCGGGCGGAACTGCACATCCACCTGCTCCCGCACGTGGTCGTCCGCGCCTCGACCGCAGCCCCCCGACCAACCCCAGTCGACGCCACCTGA
- a CDS encoding ArsR/SmtB family transcription factor, with protein sequence MLGRWTPLSHPDIADVTVDDVLRALADPTRRHILRLLVTEGDRPCGTFGLSVAPSTLSHHFRALREAGLIRQWDEGRKRMNTLRLDELDARFPGLVAAVLAAD encoded by the coding sequence GTGCTGGGCCGCTGGACACCCCTGTCCCACCCCGACATCGCCGATGTCACGGTGGACGACGTCCTGCGCGCCCTGGCCGACCCGACCCGCCGCCACATCCTCCGGCTGCTGGTCACCGAGGGCGACCGGCCGTGCGGCACGTTCGGCCTGTCCGTCGCACCCTCGACCCTGAGCCACCACTTCCGCGCGTTGCGGGAGGCCGGGCTGATCCGCCAGTGGGACGAGGGGCGCAAGCGGATGAACACCCTCCGGTTGGACGAGCTGGACGCCCGCTTCCCCGGGTTGGTCGCCGCCGTCCTGGCGGCCGACTGA
- a CDS encoding non-ribosomal peptide synthetase, whose protein sequence is MTATADLGFAAGLAAHGSRIAEASTGTTYEELDRRVAAMADRLGATRRLVLLATRNDLDSLVAYLAALRGGHPVLLCAPAQAEALTAAYDPDVVVAEDVVERRPGTAHDLHPDLALLLSTSGTTGSPKLVRLSADNLRANAEAIAEYLDIRPTDRAITSLPVHYCYGLSVVNSNLLRGAGLVLTDRSVVDAEFWDLVREHEVTSLHGVPHTFDLLDSTGFADRDLPSLRYVTQAGGRLAPERVAAYAELGDQRGWRFFVMYGQTEATARMAYLPPELARTHPSAIGVPVPGGSFEVVDDELVYRGPNVMLGYASGPADLALGRTTWELRTGDLGRLTEDGLYEVVGRRSRFVKPYGLRVDLDQVERVLADAGLPAVCAGDDDVLVVAVRRGVRRAGALVRERFGLPSVRVVRVDEFPLLDNGKVDYRAVGRLGAPAGVESRAVVGSVRELFASALGEDVRDDSTFVSLGGDSLTYVRVSVELERLLGRLPANWPELPVAVLERGRVAPRRVAVVETDIVLRALAIVLVVGSHVKAFDVTGGAHLLLVIAGWNFARFLLPGSPRRILRSAALVAVPTSLWLVYRVFTTDDVTWVNVVLINNFVRTGAVGYWFVEVLVHVLVVLAVVFAVPRVRAWERAHGFAFALVALGMLSLPRLVFGVDASFVERNMTTLGAVWFFALGWLAFRAGGVVARGVVAGGVVAGGVVAGGVVAGGVVADSVVRRCAVLVVAMALVPGSFDDPAREGVVLAGVALLLALPGVPLPRPVVGVVSLVASASLYTYLTHYAVFPPLLEFFPPVVVVVLSIVVGIAAWRATRFASRWSG, encoded by the coding sequence GTGACCGCCACCGCCGACCTCGGTTTCGCCGCGGGCCTGGCCGCACACGGCTCGCGGATCGCCGAGGCGAGCACCGGCACCACGTACGAGGAGCTGGACCGGCGGGTCGCCGCGATGGCGGACCGGCTCGGTGCCACGCGCCGGCTGGTGCTGCTGGCCACCCGCAACGACCTGGACTCCCTGGTGGCGTACCTGGCCGCGTTGCGCGGCGGCCACCCCGTGTTGCTGTGCGCGCCCGCCCAGGCCGAGGCTTTGACCGCCGCCTACGACCCGGACGTCGTGGTCGCCGAGGACGTCGTCGAACGCCGGCCCGGCACCGCGCACGACCTGCACCCGGACCTGGCGCTGCTGCTCTCGACGTCCGGCACGACGGGCTCCCCGAAACTGGTGCGGCTGTCGGCCGACAACCTGCGCGCCAACGCCGAGGCGATCGCCGAGTACCTGGACATCCGGCCCACCGACCGCGCGATCACGTCGTTGCCGGTGCACTACTGCTACGGGCTGTCGGTGGTCAACAGCAACCTCCTGCGCGGCGCGGGACTCGTGCTCACCGACCGGTCCGTGGTCGACGCGGAGTTCTGGGACCTGGTGCGGGAGCACGAGGTGACCAGCCTGCACGGCGTGCCGCACACGTTCGACCTGTTGGACAGCACCGGGTTCGCCGATCGCGACCTGCCGTCGCTGCGGTACGTCACCCAGGCCGGCGGCCGGCTCGCGCCCGAGCGGGTGGCGGCGTACGCGGAGCTGGGCGACCAGCGCGGCTGGCGGTTCTTCGTGATGTACGGGCAGACCGAGGCGACCGCGCGGATGGCCTACCTGCCACCGGAACTGGCGCGCACGCACCCGTCGGCGATCGGCGTGCCGGTGCCCGGCGGGTCGTTCGAGGTCGTGGACGACGAGCTGGTGTACCGGGGGCCGAACGTGATGCTCGGGTACGCGTCCGGCCCGGCGGACCTGGCGCTGGGGCGCACGACGTGGGAGCTGCGCACGGGCGACCTGGGGCGGTTGACCGAGGACGGCCTGTACGAGGTGGTCGGGCGGCGCAGCAGGTTCGTCAAGCCGTACGGGCTGCGGGTGGACCTCGACCAGGTCGAACGCGTGCTCGCGGACGCGGGCCTGCCGGCGGTGTGCGCGGGCGACGACGACGTGCTGGTGGTCGCCGTGCGGCGGGGCGTGCGGCGGGCCGGGGCGTTGGTGCGGGAGCGGTTCGGGCTGCCGAGCGTCCGGGTGGTCCGGGTGGACGAGTTCCCCCTGCTGGACAACGGGAAGGTCGACTACCGGGCGGTCGGGCGGCTGGGCGCTCCGGCGGGGGTGGAGTCGCGCGCGGTCGTCGGGTCGGTGCGGGAGTTGTTCGCGTCGGCGCTGGGCGAGGACGTCCGGGACGACTCGACGTTCGTGTCGCTGGGCGGTGACTCGCTGACCTACGTGCGGGTGTCGGTGGAGCTGGAGCGGTTGCTGGGCCGGTTGCCCGCGAACTGGCCCGAGCTGCCGGTGGCCGTGCTGGAGCGGGGCCGGGTGGCGCCGCGCCGGGTGGCGGTGGTCGAGACCGACATCGTGTTGCGGGCGTTGGCGATCGTGCTGGTGGTCGGGTCGCACGTCAAAGCGTTCGACGTGACCGGCGGCGCGCACCTGCTGCTGGTGATCGCCGGGTGGAACTTCGCCCGGTTCCTGCTGCCGGGTTCGCCGCGGCGGATCCTGCGCAGTGCGGCGCTGGTCGCCGTGCCGACGTCGTTGTGGCTGGTGTACCGGGTGTTCACCACTGACGACGTGACCTGGGTGAACGTGGTGCTGATCAACAACTTCGTGCGGACCGGGGCCGTCGGGTACTGGTTCGTCGAGGTGTTGGTGCACGTGCTGGTGGTGCTGGCGGTGGTGTTCGCGGTGCCTCGGGTGCGGGCGTGGGAGCGGGCGCACGGTTTCGCGTTCGCTCTTGTCGCCTTGGGCATGTTGTCCCTGCCGCGGTTGGTTTTCGGTGTGGACGCTTCGTTCGTGGAGCGGAACATGACGACCCTGGGCGCGGTGTGGTTCTTCGCGCTGGGTTGGCTGGCGTTCCGCGCCGGCGGGGTCGTTGCCCGCGGGGTCGTTGCCGGCGGGGTCGTTGCCGGCGGGGTCGTTGCCGGCGGGGTCGTTGCCGGCGGGGTCGTTGCCGACAGTGTCGTTCGCCGGTGTGCGGTGCTGGTGGTGGCGATGGCCCTGGTGCCGGGCTCGTTCGACGACCCGGCTCGGGAGGGTGTGGTGCTGGCCGGGGTGGCGCTGCTGCTGGCCCTGCCCGGGGTGCCGCTGCCCAGGCCGGTGGTCGGGGTGGTGAGCCTGGTCGCGAGTGCGTCGCTGTACACCTACCTGACCCACTACGCGGTGTTCCCGCCGCTGCTGGAGTTCTTCCCGCCGGTCGTGGTGGTCGTGCTGAGCATCGTGGTGGGGATCGCCGCGTGGCGGGCCACCCGGTTCGCGTCGCGGTGGTCGGGGTAG
- a CDS encoding ABC transporter ATP-binding protein has translation MSGLRIDGLVAGYGPEPVLRGVDLDVPDGGLLAVLGPSGCGKTTLLRVLAGFHPVRSGRIALGDKVLADGSVDVPPERRGIGIVPQEGALFPHLTVAGNVGFGLPRGRRHDRVAELLELVGLSGFEDRMPAQLSGGQRQRVALARALAPRPGVVLMDEPFSSLDAALRDELRADVRAALRAFGATALLVTHDQEEALGVADRVAVLRGGVVAQLGAPHQVYTSPADLGVALFVGEAVTFAGEARDGVAETPLGRLAVEGDGPGTVLVRPEQLHLGGEGVPATVADVLFHGHDATVLLRLADGTVVRSRVQGPLPVRPGDGTSVAVAGPALFFAGGPA, from the coding sequence ATGAGCGGGTTGCGGATCGACGGGCTGGTCGCCGGGTACGGCCCGGAACCGGTGCTGCGCGGGGTGGACCTGGACGTGCCGGACGGCGGCCTGCTGGCCGTGCTCGGGCCTTCGGGCTGCGGCAAGACCACGCTGCTGCGGGTGCTGGCCGGGTTCCACCCGGTCCGCTCGGGCCGGATCGCGTTGGGCGACAAGGTGCTCGCGGACGGCTCGGTGGACGTGCCGCCGGAACGCCGTGGCATCGGGATCGTGCCGCAGGAAGGCGCGTTGTTCCCGCACCTGACCGTCGCCGGCAACGTCGGCTTCGGGTTGCCGCGCGGGCGGCGCCACGACCGGGTGGCCGAACTCCTCGAGCTGGTGGGGCTTTCCGGGTTCGAAGACCGGATGCCGGCGCAGCTGTCCGGCGGTCAGCGGCAGCGGGTCGCGCTGGCGCGTGCGCTGGCGCCCCGGCCCGGTGTGGTGCTGATGGACGAGCCGTTCTCCTCGCTGGACGCGGCGCTGCGCGACGAACTGCGGGCCGACGTGCGGGCCGCGCTGCGGGCGTTCGGGGCGACGGCACTGCTGGTGACGCACGACCAGGAGGAGGCGCTGGGCGTGGCCGACCGGGTGGCGGTGCTGCGCGGCGGTGTGGTGGCGCAACTCGGTGCCCCGCACCAGGTCTACACGTCGCCGGCCGACCTGGGGGTGGCGTTGTTCGTCGGCGAGGCGGTGACGTTCGCGGGCGAGGCGCGCGACGGCGTGGCCGAGACGCCCCTGGGCCGGCTCGCGGTGGAGGGCGACGGGCCGGGGACCGTGCTGGTGCGCCCCGAGCAGCTGCACCTGGGCGGCGAGGGCGTGCCCGCGACCGTGGCGGACGTGCTGTTCCACGGCCACGACGCCACCGTGCTGCTGCGCCTGGCGGACGGCACGGTCGTGCGGTCCCGCGTGCAGGGTCCGCTGCCGGTGCGGCCGGGCGACGGCACGTCCGTGGCCGTGGCCGGTCCGGCGCTGTTCTTCGCGGGCGGCCCCGCGTGA
- a CDS encoding ABC transporter permease: MLWRTRTLDLAVRSLALAGAVTAACLVLGVLGAWLVVRSDLPGRRVFGVLLVLPLAVPSYVAGFTWIAFLPGLTGFAGAFLVLTLVSYPYVFLPVAAALRTADPGVEEVARSLGRGRLRTFLSVTLRQVRPAATAGGLLVALYVLSDFGAVSLMRYEAFTLGIYTSYRATFDRTPAAVLGCVLVVLAIALTVGERRARGAVSTREHRQAITVPLGRMKVPALLGTLGLVAVSLGTPVFSLGWWLAAGRSTFSGDLAATTLNTISVSALGAAVTIVLALPVGILTARHRGPLVRGVELASFAGHALPGITVGLALVFFGIRFAPGLYQTTPMLAFAYAVLFLPLAVGAVRTAVAHAPPVLEDVARSLGKGRAETRLRVTVPLAAPGILAGAALVFLTCAKELPATLLLRPTGVDTLATELWTKTEVAAYAAAAPYAAVLLVVAAIPAVVLDRFLRGGHR; this comes from the coding sequence GTGCTGTGGCGGACCCGCACGCTGGACCTCGCGGTGCGCAGCCTCGCCCTCGCGGGCGCGGTGACGGCGGCGTGCCTGGTCCTCGGGGTGCTCGGCGCGTGGCTGGTGGTGCGCAGCGACCTGCCGGGGCGCCGGGTGTTCGGCGTGCTGCTGGTGCTGCCGCTGGCCGTGCCGTCCTACGTCGCCGGGTTCACCTGGATCGCCTTCCTGCCCGGCCTGACCGGGTTCGCGGGGGCGTTCCTGGTGTTGACGCTGGTGTCCTACCCGTACGTGTTCCTGCCGGTGGCGGCGGCGTTGCGCACGGCCGACCCGGGGGTGGAGGAGGTCGCGCGGTCGTTGGGACGCGGGCGGTTGCGGACGTTCCTGTCGGTCACGCTGCGCCAGGTCCGGCCCGCCGCGACGGCCGGTGGGCTGCTGGTGGCGTTGTACGTGCTCAGCGACTTCGGGGCGGTGTCCCTGATGCGGTACGAGGCCTTCACGCTCGGCATCTACACCAGCTACCGCGCCACGTTCGACCGCACACCGGCCGCCGTCCTGGGCTGCGTGCTGGTGGTGCTGGCGATCGCGCTGACCGTCGGCGAGCGCCGGGCGCGGGGCGCGGTGTCGACTCGCGAGCACCGGCAAGCGATCACGGTTCCGTTGGGGCGCATGAAGGTTCCGGCTCTGCTGGGCACGCTCGGGTTGGTCGCGGTGTCGTTGGGGACGCCGGTGTTCAGCCTCGGGTGGTGGCTCGCGGCCGGTCGGTCGACGTTCAGCGGCGACCTGGCGGCCACGACCCTGAACACGATCTCCGTGTCCGCGCTGGGTGCCGCCGTGACGATCGTGCTGGCCCTGCCGGTGGGGATCCTCACCGCGCGGCACCGGGGTCCGCTGGTGCGCGGGGTGGAGTTGGCGAGCTTCGCCGGGCACGCGCTGCCCGGCATCACGGTCGGGTTGGCGCTGGTGTTCTTCGGCATCCGGTTCGCTCCCGGCCTCTACCAGACCACGCCGATGCTCGCGTTCGCCTACGCCGTGCTGTTCCTGCCGCTCGCGGTGGGCGCCGTGCGCACGGCCGTCGCGCACGCGCCGCCGGTGCTGGAGGACGTGGCGCGGTCGCTGGGCAAGGGGCGTGCGGAGACCCGGTTGCGGGTGACCGTGCCGCTGGCCGCGCCGGGCATCCTCGCCGGTGCCGCACTGGTGTTCCTGACCTGTGCCAAGGAGTTGCCCGCCACGCTGCTGCTGCGGCCGACCGGCGTGGACACCCTGGCCACCGAGCTGTGGACCAAGACCGAGGTCGCCGCGTACGCCGCCGCCGCGCCCTACGCGGCCGTCCTCCTCGTCGTCGCGGCGATCCCGGCGGTGGTGCTGGACCGGTTCCTGCGTGGAGGTCACCGATGA